The Falsibacillus pallidus genome has a segment encoding these proteins:
- the paaX gene encoding phenylacetic acid degradation operon negative regulatory protein PaaX yields the protein MNTRSMIFTLYGDYIRHYGNEIWIGSLIRLLKEFGHNEQSVRAAISRMNKQGWVQSRREGNKSYYFLTPIGVDRMEEAAKRIFKLSPEEWDGKWRMLIYSIPEEKRNVRDELRKELVWSGFGTISNSCWISPNDLKKQVFALLDKYDIHEHVHYFLSEYKGPEENNKLVQECWNIAEINQKYEEFLGFYRKKYEADKVKIQNGQMSDADCFVERTKLVHEYRKFLFSDPGLPQELLPDKWLGGMAAELFADYYRELAEPASLFFERVFEDGNELRKKDKGYDVMHHPLIIED from the coding sequence TTGAATACGAGATCAATGATATTTACGTTATACGGGGATTATATCCGGCACTACGGAAATGAAATTTGGATAGGAAGCCTGATCCGGCTGCTGAAGGAATTTGGGCATAATGAGCAGTCCGTCAGAGCGGCCATTTCAAGGATGAATAAGCAGGGATGGGTCCAATCAAGGCGGGAAGGGAATAAAAGCTATTATTTTCTGACGCCGATTGGTGTCGACAGGATGGAAGAAGCAGCGAAGCGCATCTTTAAACTGAGCCCTGAAGAGTGGGATGGAAAGTGGAGGATGCTCATCTATTCAATCCCGGAAGAAAAGCGCAATGTACGGGATGAACTAAGGAAAGAATTAGTATGGAGCGGATTCGGGACGATTTCCAACAGCTGCTGGATTTCTCCAAATGATCTTAAGAAGCAAGTCTTTGCCCTTTTGGATAAGTATGATATCCATGAACATGTCCATTATTTCCTTAGTGAATACAAGGGTCCTGAAGAGAATAATAAACTCGTTCAGGAATGCTGGAATATTGCTGAAATCAACCAAAAGTACGAAGAATTCCTGGGGTTTTACAGAAAGAAATATGAAGCAGACAAAGTGAAGATCCAAAACGGCCAAATGAGTGATGCGGATTGCTTCGTCGAGCGGACAAAGCTCGTTCATGAATATCGCAAGTTCCTCTTCAGCGATCCGGGGCTTCCGCAGGAGCTTCTTCCGGATAAATGGCTTGGAGGAATGGCGGCTGAGCTGTTTGCCGATTATTACCGGGAATTGGCAGAGCCTGCAAGCCTGTTCTTTGAACGGGTATTTGAAGATGGGAATGAATTGAGGAAGAAAGATAAAGGGTATGATGTGATGCACCATCCCCTCATCATTGAAGATTGA
- a CDS encoding thiolase family protein produces METAVIIDAARTPIGRYKGGLKKVRPDDLGAAVIKAILERNPEVPPHEIEEVVLGNANQAGEDNRNVARMAALLAGLPVEVAATTINRLCGSGLDAVNYAARAIMAGEGDIFIAGGTESMTRAPLVMAKPEKDFPRGNMEIFDTTIGWRFINRKLEKLYGTDSMPETAENVARRYGITREEQDRFAFESQLKAKAAMEKNLFEKEIIPVHTLDDRRQPFAVAVDEHPRPETTLEKLSSLRPLFEGGTITAGNASGVNDGASVLLLMSESKAKKLGLKPLAKYRVSAVAGLEPSIMGMGPVHAVRKALQRTGMTANGIDLIELNEAFASQSIACIKELDLRPEIVNVNGGAIAFGHPLGASGARILTTLLYEMKRRNSETGLATMCVGVGQGIASIVENM; encoded by the coding sequence ATGGAGACTGCAGTCATCATCGATGCTGCCAGAACACCGATTGGCCGCTATAAGGGAGGGCTGAAAAAAGTCCGTCCGGATGATCTCGGGGCAGCGGTCATCAAAGCCATATTGGAGCGAAACCCGGAAGTCCCACCTCACGAAATCGAGGAAGTGGTGCTTGGCAATGCCAATCAAGCAGGGGAAGACAACCGTAATGTAGCCCGGATGGCTGCTTTGCTTGCGGGTCTTCCCGTTGAGGTCGCTGCCACAACCATCAATCGCCTTTGCGGATCAGGACTTGACGCAGTCAATTATGCAGCGAGGGCGATTATGGCCGGTGAAGGGGACATTTTCATTGCAGGGGGAACGGAAAGCATGACCAGGGCGCCATTGGTCATGGCCAAGCCGGAAAAGGATTTCCCAAGAGGGAACATGGAGATTTTTGATACTACCATTGGCTGGAGATTCATCAATCGAAAGCTTGAGAAATTGTATGGAACAGATTCCATGCCTGAAACGGCTGAAAATGTGGCAAGGCGGTATGGCATAACAAGGGAAGAACAGGATCGATTTGCGTTTGAAAGCCAGCTGAAGGCAAAAGCAGCGATGGAAAAGAACCTGTTCGAAAAGGAAATCATCCCTGTTCATACATTGGATGACAGGCGCCAGCCGTTTGCTGTTGCCGTAGATGAACATCCCCGCCCGGAAACGACGCTAGAGAAATTGTCCAGTCTAAGACCTCTATTCGAAGGCGGCACCATAACGGCGGGAAATGCCTCTGGGGTGAATGATGGAGCATCCGTCCTCCTTCTGATGAGTGAGTCCAAAGCGAAAAAACTCGGTTTGAAGCCCCTTGCCAAATACAGGGTATCGGCAGTAGCTGGATTAGAGCCTTCCATTATGGGGATGGGTCCGGTGCATGCCGTGAGAAAAGCGCTGCAAAGAACCGGGATGACAGCAAACGGCATTGATTTGATTGAGTTGAATGAAGCATTTGCCTCGCAGTCGATTGCCTGCATCAAAGAGCTCGATCTCCGTCCGGAAATCGTAAATGTGAATGGAGGGGCCATCGCATTCGGCCATCCGCTTGGTGCGAGCGGTGCCAGGATTTTAACCACGCTGCTCTACGAAATGAAGAGGCGGAATTCAGAGACAGGACTTGCGACGATGTGTGTAGGTGTAGGACAAGGAATAGCTTCCATCGTTGAAAATATGTAA
- a CDS encoding 3-hydroxyacyl-CoA dehydrogenase translates to MKNIAVIGSGVMGRGIAYAAALGGFSVKLFDVHQDALFHAEKEIASIFEKGLARGKISVSQMETSKAALRYTDNLQEAAESADLVIEAVPEKIAIKKDVFEKLDAWTKEDCILATNTSTMSPTEIGSFTKRPDKVIAMHFFNPVHKMPLVEIIKGLETSEETVGIVRECAKSMGKETVVVNEFPGFVTSRISALVGNEAFYMLQEGVGSPEEIDKAIKLGLNYPMGPFELGDLVGLDTRLNNLEYLHKTLGEKYRPAPLLVKYVKAGRLGRKSGRGVYDYTDKE, encoded by the coding sequence ATGAAAAACATTGCTGTGATTGGATCAGGGGTAATGGGAAGGGGAATTGCCTACGCGGCCGCACTTGGCGGATTTTCAGTCAAATTGTTCGATGTCCATCAGGATGCTTTATTTCACGCAGAAAAAGAGATTGCATCGATTTTTGAAAAGGGGCTGGCAAGAGGGAAGATTTCCGTATCGCAAATGGAAACATCGAAGGCTGCCCTGCGATATACAGACAATCTGCAAGAAGCAGCGGAATCGGCAGATCTGGTTATCGAAGCCGTACCAGAAAAAATCGCCATCAAAAAAGATGTATTTGAAAAGCTCGATGCCTGGACAAAGGAAGACTGCATCCTGGCAACCAACACTTCTACTATGAGTCCGACTGAAATCGGCTCATTTACGAAGCGGCCTGACAAGGTCATCGCCATGCATTTCTTCAATCCCGTACATAAAATGCCGCTTGTCGAAATCATCAAAGGTTTGGAGACAAGCGAGGAGACAGTCGGAATCGTCAGGGAATGCGCCAAATCCATGGGGAAGGAAACCGTGGTCGTCAATGAATTTCCGGGATTCGTCACAAGCCGGATTTCCGCACTGGTCGGCAATGAAGCTTTCTATATGCTCCAGGAAGGCGTCGGATCGCCTGAAGAAATAGACAAAGCCATTAAACTCGGGCTCAATTATCCGATGGGGCCATTTGAACTCGGGGATCTGGTCGGATTGGATACAAGGCTGAACAACCTGGAATACCTTCATAAAACATTGGGGGAAAAATACCGTCCTGCCCCATTGTTGGTCAAATACGTAAAGGCTGGCAGGCTCGGCAGAAAGAGCGGGCGCGGCGTCTACGACTACACAGATAAGGAGTGA
- a CDS encoding enoyl-CoA hydratase-related protein, protein MYETILYEEKNQTAWITLNRPDKLNAFTQQMNAELLKAFKSIAKNQEVRAVVVTGAGRAFCSGQDLADVDEEMDHGEILRKGYNPLISAISSLEKPVIAAVNGVAAGAGLSLALACDFRLASEKASFMEAFIHVGLIPDSGNLYYLPRLIGHAKAMELAVLGEKIPAGKALELGLVTKVATLEAWEQEVDDFASKLAAMPTKAIGLIKRYLYQSWDSDLQEMLEKEAYAQRIAGKSEDHLEGLQAFKEKRKPAFQGK, encoded by the coding sequence GTGTACGAAACGATTTTATATGAAGAAAAAAATCAGACGGCTTGGATCACGCTGAATCGGCCGGATAAATTGAATGCTTTTACACAGCAGATGAATGCAGAGCTGCTGAAAGCGTTCAAATCCATCGCTAAAAATCAGGAAGTCAGGGCAGTGGTTGTGACAGGTGCGGGAAGGGCCTTCTGTTCAGGTCAGGATTTGGCAGATGTAGACGAAGAAATGGATCATGGGGAAATCCTCCGCAAAGGCTACAACCCTTTAATATCCGCCATCAGCAGTTTGGAAAAGCCCGTCATTGCGGCTGTTAATGGGGTCGCTGCCGGCGCTGGATTGAGCCTGGCTCTGGCCTGTGATTTCCGATTGGCTTCAGAGAAAGCAAGTTTTATGGAAGCCTTCATTCATGTTGGACTGATTCCGGATTCAGGTAACCTTTATTACCTTCCGAGGTTGATTGGGCATGCCAAAGCAATGGAGCTTGCTGTTTTAGGAGAGAAGATTCCGGCTGGGAAAGCTTTAGAGCTTGGACTTGTGACGAAAGTCGCCACTCTCGAAGCTTGGGAGCAGGAAGTTGATGATTTTGCCTCCAAGCTGGCAGCGATGCCGACGAAAGCCATCGGGCTCATCAAGCGTTACCTCTACCAAAGCTGGGACTCAGATCTTCAGGAAATGCTGGAGAAAGAAGCGTATGCCCAGCGGATTGCAGGAAAGTCAGAAGACCACTTAGAGGGTTTGCAGGCTTTTAAAGAAAAAAGGAAGCCAGCTTTCCAAGGAAAGTGA
- a CDS encoding enoyl-CoA hydratase-related protein — MDNFHHIEVEIEEVLGFVRLNRPKVLNAINREMVSEILAAFEYMDREENVRAIVLSGNGRAFAAGADIDEMADEGSIDFERLNQFADWDRLAVVKKPIIGAVHGFALGGGFELALVCDILFAAEDAKFGFPEVNLGVMPGAGGTQRLTKLIGKTKAMEWLWTGEMHPAQEACDLGIINRVVAPEVLMEETKKFALQVAQKPPLSVRLIKDSVLKAIDYSLYEGMQYERKNFYLLFSSEDQKEGMRAFVEKRRPDFKGR; from the coding sequence ATGGATAATTTTCACCATATTGAAGTCGAGATTGAGGAAGTGCTGGGATTTGTCCGGTTAAACCGGCCGAAGGTCCTCAATGCCATCAATCGGGAAATGGTGTCAGAAATCCTTGCTGCCTTTGAATACATGGACAGGGAAGAGAACGTGAGAGCCATCGTTCTTTCCGGGAATGGCCGTGCCTTTGCAGCCGGGGCTGACATAGACGAAATGGCCGATGAAGGCAGCATCGACTTCGAACGCTTGAATCAATTTGCCGATTGGGACCGATTGGCTGTCGTCAAGAAGCCGATCATCGGGGCGGTGCATGGATTTGCCCTTGGAGGAGGATTCGAATTGGCACTTGTCTGTGATATCCTCTTTGCCGCAGAAGATGCAAAATTCGGCTTCCCTGAAGTGAATTTGGGCGTGATGCCTGGAGCTGGCGGAACTCAGCGCCTCACCAAACTCATCGGAAAGACAAAAGCGATGGAATGGCTCTGGACGGGAGAAATGCATCCTGCACAGGAAGCCTGCGATCTTGGGATTATCAACAGGGTGGTAGCCCCTGAAGTCCTAATGGAGGAAACGAAGAAATTTGCGCTCCAAGTGGCACAGAAGCCGCCGCTTTCAGTCAGACTGATCAAGGATAGTGTCTTGAAGGCTATCGATTATTCCTTATATGAAGGCATGCAGTATGAGAGGAAGAACTTTTATCTGTTGTTTTCATCAGAGGATCAAAAAGAAGGCATGAGAGCATTCGTTGAAAAACGCAGACCGGACTTCAAAGGAAGATAG
- a CDS encoding EthD family reductase: protein MFKMIAMFKKPEDTEKFDEYYFGTHIPLTEKIPGLQRVEVTKFAGDAPYYMMCEMYYENKEAFKEASKTEESKASGKDVMKLAGDSVTFMFGETTNG from the coding sequence ATGTTTAAAATGATCGCTATGTTCAAGAAGCCGGAAGATACGGAAAAATTTGATGAGTACTACTTCGGGACGCATATTCCTTTGACAGAGAAGATCCCTGGCCTGCAGCGCGTGGAAGTCACTAAATTCGCAGGGGATGCGCCGTATTATATGATGTGTGAAATGTACTATGAAAATAAAGAGGCATTCAAAGAAGCATCAAAGACAGAAGAGTCCAAAGCATCCGGAAAAGATGTCATGAAGCTTGCAGGCGACTCCGTGACATTTATGTTCGGTGAAACGACTAATGGATAA
- the paaD gene encoding 1,2-phenylacetyl-CoA epoxidase subunit PaaD, whose translation MIIQKEIKESIMMKLQEVKDPEIDSVSIIDLGMIHSVQAYEKSVVIEILPTFVGCPALEIIKKNILSAVEELQIGREIEVHYRYSPPWTSDRISEQGREKLKEFGIAPPPVFLEGEEMWKVNCPYCDSEYTTLENIFGPTACRSILYCKSCKNPFEAMKPISTLM comes from the coding sequence ATGATCATCCAGAAGGAAATAAAAGAATCGATTATGATGAAGCTTCAAGAAGTGAAGGATCCGGAAATCGATTCTGTCAGCATCATTGATTTAGGAATGATTCACTCTGTCCAAGCATATGAAAAAAGTGTTGTGATTGAAATTCTTCCGACCTTTGTTGGCTGTCCGGCTCTGGAAATCATCAAAAAAAACATCCTTTCGGCAGTGGAAGAATTGCAGATTGGGAGAGAAATAGAAGTACATTACCGCTATTCGCCGCCATGGACTTCGGACCGGATCAGCGAGCAGGGCAGGGAGAAGTTGAAGGAATTCGGAATTGCCCCTCCTCCCGTCTTTTTAGAAGGAGAAGAAATGTGGAAAGTCAACTGTCCGTATTGTGATTCTGAATACACAACGCTGGAAAATATTTTTGGCCCGACTGCCTGCAGAAGCATTTTATACTGCAAGTCGTGCAAAAATCCATTTGAAGCAATGAAACCAATTTCTACATTAATGTAG
- the paaC gene encoding 1,2-phenylacetyl-CoA epoxidase subunit PaaC, with protein sequence MKKVNTPQEAKLNPEYHSALRELLYQLADDDFLHAFRGSEWLGLAPHIEEDVAFSSINQDTMGHAAMYYSLLEELGEGSADDLAHLRETGDRKNAVLLELVNGSGTYLDEPRYDWAFTVVRHYFYDTYKKLKLESLKLSSYQPLSDAAVKINMEQYYHVMHWKVWFQQLSLSKGEGRERMLEAISRVWKDFGGVLSYGPLAAEFHKHGLVEEEQAFKKRWESAMKQILEQVDVTWPGEPGMELGDGRSGIHTTDLSSALETLSEVCRSHPKAVW encoded by the coding sequence GTGAAAAAAGTAAACACACCGCAGGAAGCGAAGCTAAATCCTGAGTATCACTCGGCACTTCGTGAATTGCTCTATCAGCTGGCGGACGACGATTTCCTGCATGCTTTCCGGGGTTCCGAATGGCTTGGGCTTGCCCCTCACATCGAGGAAGACGTTGCTTTTTCTTCGATCAATCAGGACACTATGGGGCATGCAGCCATGTACTACAGCTTGCTTGAAGAACTCGGAGAGGGTTCGGCAGATGACCTGGCGCATCTCAGGGAAACTGGAGACCGAAAGAATGCGGTTTTGCTTGAGCTTGTCAACGGATCCGGCACCTACTTGGATGAACCGAGATATGATTGGGCTTTTACCGTGGTGAGGCATTATTTCTATGACACGTATAAAAAGCTGAAACTCGAATCTCTTAAACTGTCATCCTATCAGCCTCTTTCCGATGCTGCCGTGAAAATCAATATGGAGCAGTATTACCATGTCATGCACTGGAAAGTATGGTTCCAGCAGCTTTCCTTGAGTAAAGGAGAAGGCAGGGAGAGGATGCTTGAAGCCATTTCGAGGGTGTGGAAGGATTTTGGAGGCGTGCTCTCCTACGGCCCATTGGCAGCTGAATTTCACAAGCATGGCCTTGTGGAAGAAGAACAGGCATTTAAGAAGAGATGGGAATCTGCCATGAAGCAGATTTTGGAGCAGGTCGATGTCACTTGGCCGGGAGAGCCCGGAATGGAACTCGGAGATGGCAGGTCGGGAATTCACACCACAGACCTTTCATCAGCCCTTGAAACATTGAGTGAAGTGTGCCGCTCCCATCCTAAAGCCGTATGGTGA
- the paaB gene encoding 1,2-phenylacetyl-CoA epoxidase subunit PaaB → MDKKKTVDEFYQVFEVFSKRTPSANFQHQFSLLAPNREMAFVMAQENFMRREPVVDIWVVKRDDIRMMEPDERASLQRLDNKDYRTAKGYGYLKKKWRQYEQQMLDEKEIMSWGELKSEKSKHTAGSEAKS, encoded by the coding sequence ATGGACAAAAAAAAGACAGTCGATGAATTTTATCAGGTGTTCGAAGTTTTCAGCAAACGCACACCATCAGCCAATTTCCAGCACCAATTCAGCCTGCTTGCGCCAAACCGTGAAATGGCCTTTGTCATGGCACAGGAAAATTTCATGAGGCGTGAGCCTGTCGTCGATATTTGGGTTGTAAAAAGGGACGACATCCGAATGATGGAGCCCGATGAACGGGCCAGTCTCCAAAGGCTGGATAATAAAGACTATCGTACAGCAAAGGGATACGGATATTTAAAGAAAAAGTGGCGGCAATATGAGCAGCAGATGCTCGATGAAAAGGAAATCATGTCATGGGGGGAGTTAAAAAGTGAAAAAAGTAAACACACCGCAGGAAGCGAAGCTAAATCCTGA
- the paaA gene encoding 1,2-phenylacetyl-CoA epoxidase subunit PaaA gives MSLLEFDNLTEEDKLARFIAKIESGEKIEADDWMPDEYRMALIKLISMHGISEIMGALPEKEWVPKAPTLGRKLGIMAKVQDEMGHGQLLLRVTEDLMKPLGKTREDLMEDLLTGRLKFHNVFHMEAPTWGDAGLIGWLVDGAAIMTQTNMLNASYGPYARALQRICAEEVFHAQHGEAIIMALAEGTDEQREMVQDAVNRWWPSLLMFFGPATASTTGSSKQDITIKYKIRTKTNEQLRQDFFSKYVPRILSLGLTVPDPTMSYDKEKDEWTYAQPDWSEFKNIISNNGPKSASRLALRRTAHENNRWVREALSSGEYTG, from the coding sequence ATGTCTTTATTGGAATTCGACAACCTTACTGAAGAAGATAAGTTGGCCAGATTTATTGCAAAGATAGAGTCCGGGGAAAAGATCGAAGCCGATGATTGGATGCCGGATGAGTACCGGATGGCCTTGATCAAACTGATTTCGATGCATGGAATAAGTGAAATCATGGGGGCGCTCCCGGAAAAAGAATGGGTTCCAAAAGCACCGACATTAGGCAGGAAGCTTGGCATTATGGCCAAGGTTCAGGATGAAATGGGCCACGGGCAGCTTCTTCTCCGGGTCACAGAAGACTTGATGAAGCCGCTTGGGAAAACCCGGGAAGATTTAATGGAAGACCTGCTGACTGGAAGGCTCAAGTTCCATAATGTCTTCCATATGGAAGCACCGACATGGGGCGATGCGGGATTGATCGGATGGCTTGTCGATGGAGCCGCCATCATGACCCAGACCAATATGCTTAACGCATCGTACGGGCCTTATGCAAGGGCGCTTCAGCGCATCTGTGCCGAAGAGGTTTTTCATGCACAGCACGGCGAAGCCATAATCATGGCGCTTGCAGAAGGGACGGACGAACAGAGGGAGATGGTGCAGGATGCCGTCAACCGCTGGTGGCCATCGCTGCTGATGTTCTTCGGACCGGCCACTGCCAGTACAACCGGATCTTCCAAACAGGATATCACAATAAAATACAAAATCAGGACGAAAACAAATGAACAGCTGAGACAGGATTTCTTTTCAAAGTATGTTCCAAGAATTCTTTCCCTTGGTTTGACCGTGCCTGATCCAACGATGTCATACGACAAAGAAAAAGACGAATGGACATACGCACAGCCTGACTGGAGCGAATTCAAGAACATCATTTCCAATAATGGGCCCAAGTCGGCGTCAAGACTCGCATTAAGACGTACAGCTCATGAAAATAACCGCTGGGTCAGGGAAGCCCTCAGCAGCGGTGAGTATACAGGGTGA
- a CDS encoding phenylacetate--CoA ligase family protein gives MILHSIETKSRSDIEEEQLEHLKKTVDHVFKNVPFYRGQFEKMDISSNDLNRIDDVRKLPFTTKKDLRDHYPFGLFAVAQEEIIRLHASSGTSGKSTVVGYTKEDIKSWTEIVARAIAIAGGKKGDILHNAYGYGLFTGGLGLHYGGEELGASVIPISGGNTDRQIEIIQDFKPRILCSTPSYALNIAERMMELGIDPASTPLELGIFGAEPWSEEMRKTLEKTFGIKACDIYGLSEVIGPGVSMECHEGQNGLHIAEDHFLVEVIDPATLEHVPDGADGELVFTSLKKEALPIIRYRTGDIASITREKCSCGRTTVRMSRVKGRIDDMIIVRGVNVFPSEVEHHLLQIPELVPHYQLHLHRTSSLDTVELHVEMTDSLHEHTSNDENHPLLQTLKAEIRERIKSFCLISVEVKIHRPKGIERSQGKAVRVVDYRKQKQLHS, from the coding sequence ATGATTCTTCACAGCATAGAAACGAAATCGAGAAGTGATATTGAAGAGGAACAGCTGGAACATTTGAAAAAAACGGTCGATCACGTTTTCAAAAATGTTCCTTTTTATCGTGGCCAATTCGAAAAGATGGACATTTCCTCAAATGACCTGAACCGGATCGATGATGTAAGAAAACTTCCCTTTACGACCAAAAAAGACTTGAGGGATCATTATCCATTCGGACTATTTGCTGTCGCGCAGGAAGAAATCATCCGCCTTCATGCATCTTCCGGGACGAGCGGGAAATCAACCGTCGTCGGGTATACGAAAGAGGATATTAAAAGCTGGACAGAAATCGTCGCGAGAGCCATCGCCATTGCCGGAGGAAAAAAAGGGGATATCCTGCATAACGCCTACGGATATGGATTATTTACCGGCGGCCTTGGCCTGCATTATGGCGGAGAAGAACTAGGGGCATCGGTTATTCCGATATCCGGCGGCAATACGGACAGACAGATTGAAATCATCCAGGACTTCAAACCGCGTATCCTTTGCTCCACACCTTCCTATGCATTGAATATTGCTGAACGAATGATGGAACTCGGGATAGACCCAGCTTCCACCCCTTTAGAACTCGGGATCTTCGGGGCGGAGCCATGGTCGGAAGAAATGCGGAAGACGCTTGAAAAGACTTTTGGCATTAAAGCGTGTGATATATATGGCTTAAGCGAAGTGATTGGGCCGGGGGTATCGATGGAATGCCATGAAGGACAGAACGGACTTCACATAGCGGAAGATCACTTCCTGGTAGAAGTCATTGACCCCGCCACATTGGAGCATGTCCCCGATGGTGCTGATGGGGAGCTCGTTTTTACTAGCTTAAAAAAGGAAGCGCTTCCAATCATCCGCTACCGGACAGGGGATATCGCATCCATAACCCGTGAAAAGTGCTCATGCGGAAGGACAACGGTCCGGATGAGTCGTGTAAAAGGCAGGATTGACGACATGATCATCGTTAGGGGCGTGAATGTATTCCCTTCAGAGGTTGAACATCATTTGCTGCAGATTCCTGAGCTCGTCCCGCACTATCAGCTGCATCTCCATAGAACATCCTCCTTAGACACAGTTGAATTGCATGTCGAAATGACAGACTCACTTCATGAACATACTTCTAATGACGAAAACCATCCGCTGCTTCAGACACTAAAAGCGGAAATCCGCGAACGCATAAAATCTTTTTGCCTCATATCTGTTGAAGTCAAGATCCATAGACCAAAAGGAATCGAACGCTCTCAAGGAAAGGCGGTCAGGGTCGTCGATTACCGCAAGCAAAAGCAGCTCCATTCTTAA
- a CDS encoding DUF1287 domain-containing protein yields MKKRKWMTAAGGVVLVGISLLAYIYLFHSYGGSFYTDASMKSDESSLELKSDANGNGISNKDEIAQEAEKLAGTLYDPLKGGVNNTGGKLGFIVCIDVPRIAYGKAGISLAGLLQEDYAKHPERYQTEGGANTPDTPYFYRRVRNVYDFAEGNGLIIKKAEKPQVGDIVFYGRYHATLVTAVHADGTYNEVEAHPKLIIVQEHKRKKWTPRDVARILK; encoded by the coding sequence ATGAAAAAAAGAAAGTGGATGACCGCAGCCGGTGGAGTTGTGTTAGTTGGCATCTCGCTGTTAGCATACATCTATTTGTTTCACAGTTACGGAGGAAGTTTTTATACCGATGCATCCATGAAAAGCGATGAATCATCATTGGAGTTGAAGTCGGATGCCAATGGAAATGGGATTTCGAATAAAGATGAAATAGCACAAGAGGCGGAAAAACTCGCAGGGACTCTTTACGATCCGCTGAAAGGCGGCGTTAACAACACGGGTGGAAAGCTTGGCTTCATTGTCTGCATCGATGTGCCGCGCATTGCCTACGGTAAAGCAGGAATTTCATTGGCTGGACTATTGCAGGAAGATTACGCGAAGCACCCGGAGCGATATCAGACAGAAGGAGGAGCCAATACACCTGATACCCCTTACTTTTATCGCAGGGTCCGAAACGTATACGACTTTGCAGAAGGAAACGGTCTGATCATCAAAAAAGCAGAAAAGCCCCAAGTAGGAGACATCGTTTTCTATGGCCGCTACCACGCAACCCTTGTCACCGCAGTCCATGCCGACGGTACATACAATGAAGTAGAAGCACACCCGAAACTCATAATCGTCCAGGAGCACAAACGAAAAAAATGGACCCCAAGAGACGTGGCGAGGATATTAAAATAA